One Paraburkholderia caffeinilytica DNA segment encodes these proteins:
- a CDS encoding sugar phosphate isomerase/epimerase family protein, with product MSQRLLVFQSLWAMERRHTDGRERSLEENVRMIAGAGFDGLSAHYTDRASVRRLAQLRADYGLDVEGQCFPRTVDDLQPVLENAVEFGAHHIDLQPDVRPRTVAECLALIDGWQRLAEQVDVPVYIETHRDRMTTDLYFTLDLLDARPDLRLLGDISHYLVGREFAWPVSDDNHRLMHRILDQSWAFHGRVASREQVQIELSFEPHRMWVDLFLDWWRYGFASWRRRAGEHDTLAFTCELGPKPYAIIGRDGNDTTDRWAESLLLRDWVCTLWGDLTALEGP from the coding sequence ATGAGCCAACGCCTGCTGGTGTTCCAGTCGCTATGGGCGATGGAGCGGCGACACACCGACGGCCGCGAACGTTCGCTCGAAGAAAATGTACGGATGATCGCCGGCGCGGGCTTCGATGGCCTGAGCGCACATTACACGGATCGCGCGTCTGTCCGGCGACTGGCGCAATTACGTGCAGACTACGGACTCGACGTGGAAGGCCAATGCTTTCCGCGCACGGTCGACGATCTGCAACCGGTGCTCGAGAATGCCGTCGAATTCGGCGCGCATCACATCGATCTGCAGCCCGACGTGCGTCCTCGCACCGTCGCGGAATGTCTCGCGCTGATCGACGGCTGGCAGCGGCTCGCCGAACAGGTGGACGTGCCGGTCTACATCGAGACGCATCGCGACCGGATGACCACCGATCTCTACTTCACGCTCGACCTGCTCGACGCACGCCCTGATCTGAGATTGCTCGGCGACATTTCACACTATCTGGTGGGACGCGAATTCGCATGGCCGGTATCCGACGATAACCACCGGCTCATGCATCGGATACTCGATCAGTCGTGGGCGTTTCACGGCCGCGTTGCGAGCCGGGAACAGGTGCAGATCGAGCTTTCTTTTGAGCCACACCGGATGTGGGTCGACCTTTTTCTCGACTGGTGGCGCTACGGCTTCGCATCGTGGCGCAGGCGGGCAGGGGAGCACGACACGCTTGCTTTCACCTGCGAACTGGGACCTAAACCTTACGCGATCATCGGCCGTGACGGTAACGACACAACCGACCGGTGGGCGGAGTCTCTATTGCTGCGCGATTGGGTCTGCACGCTGTGGGGGGATCTAACGGCGCTCGAAGGACCGTGA
- a CDS encoding NAD(P)/FAD-dependent oxidoreductase, which translates to MSSTDRMVIVGGGQCGARAAHALREHGWDGAITLLGDEGRLPYERPPLSKSVLLGQKTAAQCAIYDAAFYREQHIELRVDAPVAAIDRAQRKVVLADGEAIGYHRLLIATGAEPRPFDVPGSMLPGVHALRAVPDAHAIAGELTPGRRIAVIGAGFIGLEIAAAAVPRGCDVTVLEAAPRALMRAVPEAVAACLIDRHRQMGVNVRFGVQVDCLTGDARVTGVKLVDGSIVPCDAVVVGVGARPRIALAQAAGLDIDNGIAVDGGLRTSDPHIYAAGDVCSFPHPQTGQRIRLECWKNAEDQARAAARGMLGHGDVYSAVPWFWSDQYDMTIQIAGIPAYGTATVVRETGTASRIFFALDAGGALVGASGVGPAGEIARDVRIAQSLIAQRACIEPALLADRDMKLRSLMVAEAQ; encoded by the coding sequence ATGAGTTCAACCGATCGAATGGTGATCGTAGGCGGCGGACAGTGCGGCGCCCGCGCGGCGCATGCGTTGCGCGAGCATGGCTGGGACGGCGCCATTACGCTGCTCGGTGACGAAGGACGGTTGCCATACGAACGCCCGCCATTGTCGAAGTCCGTGCTGCTTGGCCAGAAGACGGCCGCGCAGTGCGCGATCTACGACGCGGCGTTCTATCGCGAGCAACATATCGAACTGCGCGTCGATGCGCCGGTTGCCGCGATAGACCGTGCGCAGCGCAAGGTAGTGCTCGCCGATGGCGAAGCGATCGGCTATCACCGGCTGTTGATCGCAACCGGCGCCGAACCTCGCCCGTTCGACGTGCCAGGCTCGATGCTGCCGGGCGTGCATGCGCTGCGCGCCGTGCCCGACGCGCATGCGATCGCCGGCGAACTGACGCCGGGCCGGCGGATCGCCGTGATCGGCGCCGGCTTCATTGGTCTGGAAATTGCCGCGGCTGCCGTGCCGCGCGGCTGCGACGTGACCGTGCTCGAGGCGGCGCCGCGTGCGCTGATGCGAGCTGTGCCCGAGGCCGTCGCGGCGTGTCTGATTGATCGTCACCGACAGATGGGCGTAAATGTGCGCTTCGGCGTACAGGTCGATTGCTTGACCGGTGATGCGCGCGTCACCGGCGTGAAACTTGTCGACGGCAGCATCGTCCCGTGCGACGCAGTCGTCGTCGGCGTGGGCGCGAGGCCGCGTATTGCGCTCGCGCAGGCGGCGGGTCTCGACATCGACAACGGCATCGCGGTCGACGGCGGGTTGCGCACTAGCGACCCGCATATCTACGCAGCCGGGGACGTCTGTTCCTTTCCGCATCCGCAGACAGGCCAGCGGATCCGGCTCGAATGCTGGAAGAACGCCGAGGACCAGGCGCGCGCTGCCGCACGCGGCATGCTGGGTCATGGCGACGTCTATTCGGCTGTACCGTGGTTCTGGTCCGATCAGTACGACATGACGATCCAGATCGCCGGGATTCCCGCATACGGCACGGCGACGGTGGTGCGCGAAACAGGCACGGCGTCGCGGATTTTCTTCGCACTCGATGCCGGCGGCGCGCTGGTCGGCGCAAGCGGAGTGGGACCGGCGGGCGAGATAGCGCGCGACGTGCGCATCGCGCAGTCGCTCATTGCGCAACGCGCGTGCATCGAACCGGCGCTGCTCGCCGATCGCGATATGAAGCTGCGTTCGCTGATGGTCGCGGAGGCGCAATGA
- the phbB gene encoding acetoacetyl-CoA reductase → MAKQIAVVTGGMGGLGEAISIKLHDAGYAVVVTYSAGNTGANEWLARMEAEGRQFRAYAVDVADYDSCEECMARIKAEVGPVDILINNAGITRDASFKKLDKVNWDAVIRTNLDSVFNMTKPVCDSMVERGWGRIVNVSSIIGSKGGFGQTNYAAAKAGMHGFTKSLALEVAKKGVTVNTISPGYIATKMVMAVPEDIRETKIIPQIPVGRLGQPDEVAALVLYLCSREAGFVTGANIAINGGQHLQ, encoded by the coding sequence ATGGCAAAGCAGATCGCGGTGGTAACGGGTGGCATGGGTGGACTGGGTGAGGCGATCAGCATCAAGCTGCATGATGCCGGGTATGCGGTCGTAGTCACCTATTCAGCGGGCAACACTGGTGCGAACGAGTGGCTCGCCCGAATGGAAGCCGAAGGACGACAATTCCGCGCGTACGCGGTCGACGTCGCCGACTACGATTCGTGCGAAGAATGCATGGCGCGGATCAAGGCGGAGGTCGGACCGGTCGACATCCTGATCAACAACGCCGGCATCACGCGCGACGCCAGCTTCAAAAAACTGGACAAGGTCAATTGGGACGCGGTCATCCGCACCAACCTCGATTCGGTGTTCAACATGACGAAGCCGGTGTGCGACAGCATGGTCGAGCGTGGCTGGGGCCGCATCGTTAACGTGTCGTCGATCATCGGTTCCAAGGGCGGGTTCGGCCAGACCAACTATGCGGCGGCAAAGGCCGGCATGCACGGTTTCACGAAATCGCTGGCGCTCGAGGTGGCGAAGAAAGGCGTCACCGTCAACACGATCTCGCCCGGTTATATCGCGACGAAGATGGTGATGGCGGTGCCCGAGGACATCCGCGAGACGAAGATCATTCCGCAGATTCCGGTGGGCCGGCTCGGGCAGCCCGACGAAGTCGCCGCGCTGGTGCTCTATCTATGTTCGCGCGAGGCGGGCTTCGTGACCGGCGCCAACATCGCGATCAATGGCGGGCAACACCTGCAGTGA
- a CDS encoding non-heme iron oxygenase ferredoxin subunit: MNILQWHPVCACDDIDEEDVVEFEHDGKLYAIYHTPSGYYASAGLCTHETARLTEGLVFGEVIECPMHMGRFHIPTGAAKGAPVCVNLVTHPVRIEDGKVFIGLADD; this comes from the coding sequence ATGAACATCCTTCAATGGCATCCCGTTTGCGCATGCGATGACATCGACGAAGAAGACGTCGTCGAGTTCGAGCATGACGGCAAGCTCTACGCGATCTATCACACACCTAGCGGTTATTACGCATCGGCGGGTCTTTGCACGCATGAGACCGCACGGCTCACGGAAGGTCTCGTGTTCGGCGAGGTGATCGAGTGTCCGATGCACATGGGGCGCTTTCATATTCCCACCGGCGCGGCGAAAGGTGCGCCCGTTTGCGTGAACCTCGTCACGCACCCCGTCAGGATCGAAGACGGCAAGGTCTTTATCGGCCTCGCCGACGATTGA
- a CDS encoding carbonic anhydrase codes for MEGNARYAANAPNERDFSSGRAARVQAQYPIATILGCADSRVAPEFAFDQGPGDLFVLRVAGNIVNPDLLASLEYGAQFLGVPLIMVLGHTGCGAVDAAIKVLKSKAVLPGHLPGLIASIKPAVVAAEKTQTGNLLDNAAAENVRRQMARLKHSPPVIQKLYESKKIDIVGGMYDLATGKVALV; via the coding sequence ATGGAGGGCAACGCACGCTACGCCGCCAACGCGCCGAACGAGCGCGACTTTTCATCGGGACGCGCCGCCCGTGTGCAGGCGCAGTATCCGATCGCCACGATCCTGGGCTGTGCCGATTCGCGCGTGGCGCCGGAGTTCGCGTTCGATCAGGGGCCGGGCGATCTCTTCGTGTTACGCGTTGCGGGCAACATCGTGAACCCGGATCTGCTTGCATCGCTCGAATACGGCGCCCAGTTCCTGGGGGTGCCGCTCATCATGGTGCTGGGCCACACGGGATGCGGCGCGGTCGACGCCGCAATCAAAGTGCTGAAGAGCAAGGCGGTCCTTCCTGGCCATTTGCCGGGCCTCATCGCCTCGATCAAGCCGGCCGTCGTCGCCGCTGAGAAAACGCAGACCGGCAACTTGCTGGACAACGCGGCCGCCGAGAACGTGCGGCGGCAAATGGCGCGACTGAAGCACTCACCGCCGGTCATCCAAAAACTCTACGAGAGCAAGAAGATCGACATTGTTGGCGGCATGTATGACCTCGCCACCGGCAAGGTTGCCCTTGTCTGA
- a CDS encoding fatty acid desaturase has protein sequence MSVQQDNTKAITMDDWYKCRLDRKVLKEVTRRNDRDALLHFGGFITLVVASGVLAWFSLGTLWCVPAFLLYGTIYAFAEAIEHELRHRTPFRSEWLNEAVHWLICFMTWREQVYSRWSHAQHHTYTHLTATVPSDVELAVKRPPNYLKLATDFLRISHGIHHLGNIVLHSFGIVSNKAKAVVPPTEYRAMCRNSRVILALYVGVIVWAVVAHSWLPVVFLLLPRSYGAWLHELLALTQHTGLLENELDHRFSTRTLKLNRFLQFLYWNMNYHVEHHMFPNVPFHALPQLRKAIEADLPPAYDGLFSAWGEIMLVFRMQRHDPDYMVTPRVPGKAAALGAESVGDQPFMAQTR, from the coding sequence ATGTCCGTACAGCAAGACAACACGAAAGCAATCACCATGGACGACTGGTACAAATGTCGCCTCGACAGGAAGGTGCTCAAGGAAGTCACGCGGCGTAACGACCGGGACGCGCTGTTGCATTTCGGCGGTTTCATCACGCTGGTCGTGGCAAGCGGCGTGCTTGCCTGGTTCTCGCTCGGCACGCTGTGGTGCGTGCCGGCATTCCTGCTGTACGGAACGATCTATGCGTTCGCCGAAGCGATCGAGCACGAGTTGCGTCATCGCACGCCATTCCGGAGCGAATGGTTGAACGAGGCGGTTCATTGGCTGATCTGTTTCATGACGTGGCGCGAACAGGTATATAGCCGCTGGTCGCATGCCCAACATCACACGTACACCCATCTGACGGCGACGGTGCCATCGGATGTCGAACTGGCGGTGAAGCGGCCGCCGAACTACCTGAAGCTCGCCACCGATTTCCTGCGCATCTCGCATGGCATCCATCATCTGGGCAACATCGTGTTGCACAGCTTCGGCATCGTGTCGAACAAGGCGAAGGCGGTCGTACCGCCCACTGAATATCGTGCGATGTGCCGCAACTCGCGCGTGATCCTCGCGCTCTACGTTGGCGTGATTGTGTGGGCCGTCGTCGCGCATAGCTGGCTGCCGGTGGTGTTTCTGCTCCTGCCGCGTTCGTACGGCGCCTGGCTGCACGAACTGCTGGCGCTCACGCAGCACACCGGGCTGCTCGAAAACGAACTGGATCACCGCTTCTCGACGCGAACCCTCAAGCTGAACCGCTTCCTCCAGTTTCTCTACTGGAACATGAACTATCACGTCGAGCATCACATGTTCCCGAACGTGCCGTTTCATGCGCTGCCGCAGCTGCGCAAGGCGATCGAAGCGGATTTGCCGCCCGCCTACGACGGCCTGTTCAGCGCGTGGGGCGAAATCATGCTCGTGTTCAGAATGCAGCGGCACGATCCCGATTACATGGTGACGCCGCGCGTGCCAGGAAAGGCGGCGGCACTCGGCGCGGAATCCGTCGGCGATCAGCCGTTCATGGCGCAGACGCGCTGA
- a CDS encoding LacI family DNA-binding transcriptional regulator codes for MKDRPTLKQLMEITQLSRATIDRALNDRPGVHPRTRSAVEAALRQLGAGSPARSSTRARQSTYDFRLLAQAGDAFTDELTRTAVELEPEFAASGATLTVVRCVGADDDEVAASVREAAAEADGIGIICTNTETITAALRECMTAGKPVVTLVTDVDTDARHTYVGVNNRAAGQSAAFLIGRHLQAHASPDVAVVVATFSYTCHEDREIGFRSLLRQRFPNVNLIEVIKGADSGAATYEATMRFLDEHEKLDGIYNVAGGNEGLAAALRERNLTGRTIYVTHEVNRITEPLLRSDAIDYLLTQDLRQLLRTTVEHLKSAREGRVVPAQAIIPIQTHSRYSLY; via the coding sequence ATGAAAGATCGACCGACGCTCAAACAACTGATGGAGATCACGCAGCTCAGCAGAGCAACCATCGATCGCGCCCTGAACGATCGGCCCGGCGTGCATCCACGCACGCGAAGCGCCGTTGAAGCGGCGTTGAGGCAACTGGGTGCCGGCTCGCCAGCACGTTCGTCGACGCGCGCGAGGCAGAGTACTTACGACTTCAGATTGCTCGCTCAGGCCGGTGACGCATTCACGGACGAACTGACGAGAACGGCGGTCGAACTCGAACCGGAATTTGCCGCATCCGGCGCCACTCTGACCGTCGTGCGATGTGTCGGCGCCGACGACGACGAAGTGGCTGCCAGCGTTCGCGAAGCGGCTGCCGAGGCCGACGGAATCGGCATCATCTGCACGAACACGGAAACGATAACTGCCGCGCTGCGCGAATGCATGACGGCGGGCAAGCCGGTTGTGACGCTCGTCACCGACGTCGATACCGACGCGCGTCACACGTATGTCGGGGTGAATAACCGGGCGGCCGGACAGTCAGCGGCGTTTCTCATTGGCCGGCATCTGCAGGCGCATGCTTCCCCGGATGTGGCGGTGGTCGTCGCAACGTTCTCCTATACCTGTCACGAGGACCGCGAGATCGGATTCCGTTCCCTGCTAAGGCAACGCTTCCCCAATGTGAATCTCATCGAAGTCATCAAGGGCGCTGATTCCGGTGCCGCGACCTATGAAGCGACCATGCGTTTTCTTGACGAGCACGAAAAGCTCGATGGTATTTACAACGTGGCGGGCGGCAACGAAGGTCTGGCGGCGGCGCTGCGCGAACGCAACCTGACGGGCCGAACGATTTACGTGACGCACGAAGTTAACCGGATAACGGAGCCGCTTTTGCGTTCCGACGCCATCGACTATCTGCTAACCCAGGACCTTCGACAGTTGCTGCGTACCACTGTCGAGCATTTGAAATCCGCGCGCGAAGGACGAGTCGTTCCGGCACAAGCGATCATCCCGATACAGACACATTCCCGATATTCGCTGTATTAG
- a CDS encoding sugar ABC transporter substrate-binding protein, giving the protein MKRSIRQAFRLAAVVLGFGLCAGAFAEPVAHFDFISHAPDSDAWWNTVKNGIKQADEDFNVQTDYRNPPNGDIADMVQLVNQAAARNYDGVVSTIADYDLLKSAFPKLKAKNIPLITTNTGTEKQSADLGALLHVGQPEYLAGKEAGLRAKADGIKTFLCVNHYATNPLSFERCRGFADAIGADMKVSVLDAGADPTGIEAKVSAFLRAHPTTQAVLTLGPTSADPTIRAVTKMGLAGKIWFATFDIDSDVAKAIKDGTIKFCTDQQPYLQGYIPIAMLAIMHKNHNTDVLQARAELEKNPKFMKRLQDYGLKPVYEARNVSSGPGFITQQNISQVSALAGQYR; this is encoded by the coding sequence ATGAAACGATCTATTCGCCAGGCGTTTCGCCTGGCCGCCGTGGTGCTGGGTTTCGGACTGTGCGCCGGTGCTTTTGCCGAGCCTGTCGCCCATTTCGATTTCATCTCGCACGCGCCGGATTCCGATGCCTGGTGGAATACGGTCAAGAACGGCATCAAACAGGCCGACGAGGATTTCAACGTACAGACCGATTACCGCAACCCGCCGAACGGCGATATCGCGGACATGGTGCAACTGGTCAATCAGGCGGCCGCGCGCAACTATGACGGGGTCGTGTCGACGATCGCCGACTACGATCTGCTGAAGAGCGCATTTCCGAAGCTCAAGGCGAAGAACATCCCGCTCATCACCACCAATACCGGCACGGAAAAGCAGAGCGCCGACCTGGGCGCGTTGCTGCACGTCGGCCAGCCGGAATATCTGGCGGGCAAGGAGGCGGGATTGCGCGCGAAGGCCGACGGCATCAAGACGTTTCTATGCGTGAACCACTACGCGACGAACCCCTTGTCGTTCGAGCGTTGCCGCGGCTTTGCGGATGCCATCGGCGCGGATATGAAGGTATCGGTGCTGGACGCGGGCGCGGACCCCACCGGCATCGAAGCCAAGGTTAGCGCGTTTCTCCGTGCGCATCCGACTACTCAGGCCGTGCTGACGCTCGGTCCGACGTCCGCCGATCCGACGATTCGCGCGGTGACCAAAATGGGGCTGGCCGGCAAGATATGGTTCGCGACGTTCGACATTGACTCCGATGTCGCGAAGGCCATCAAGGACGGCACGATCAAGTTCTGCACCGACCAGCAACCGTATCTGCAGGGCTATATCCCCATCGCGATGCTGGCGATCATGCACAAGAATCACAACACGGACGTGCTGCAGGCGCGCGCCGAGCTGGAGAAGAATCCGAAGTTCATGAAGCGTCTGCAGGACTATGGCCTCAAGCCTGTGTATGAGGCGCGCAATGTCAGTTCGGGACCGGGCTTCATCACGCAACAGAACATCAGCCAGGTGTCGGCGCTGGCTGGCCAATACCGGTGA
- a CDS encoding dihydrolipoamide acetyltransferase family protein yields MKVFKLPDLGEGLQEAEIVEWHVGSGEEVRADQPLLSVETAKAIVEIPSPQSGRIAKLFGQPGDVVHLGAPLVAFEGEGDEADAGTVVGHMEVGQHVVQEAPAAPGGGIGAGAGAGVIKAIPAARALARKLDVDLAMVTPSGPEGVVTAADVQRVAKVLAELGPPEVLRGVRRAMAQNMARAQSEVAAATVIDDADIHAWPPHTDVTIRLIRALVAGCRAEPGLNAWFEGHTGRRHVLGKIDLGIAVDLPDGLFVPVLRDVAHRDAADLRGGLDRMRADIRARKIPPEELRGNTITLSNFGMIAGKYAAPIVVPPTVAILGAGRIHEQVVAAAGVPAVHRILPLSLTFDHRVVTGGEAARFLAATIADLQMTR; encoded by the coding sequence ATGAAAGTCTTCAAACTGCCTGATCTCGGCGAAGGCTTGCAGGAAGCGGAGATCGTCGAGTGGCACGTCGGGAGCGGCGAAGAGGTTCGCGCGGATCAGCCGCTCCTGTCGGTCGAAACGGCGAAAGCGATCGTCGAGATTCCGTCGCCTCAATCCGGCCGCATCGCGAAGCTGTTCGGCCAGCCGGGCGACGTCGTGCATCTGGGCGCGCCGCTTGTCGCATTCGAAGGAGAGGGCGACGAAGCCGATGCCGGCACCGTGGTCGGCCACATGGAGGTGGGTCAGCATGTGGTGCAGGAAGCGCCGGCGGCGCCCGGCGGCGGCATCGGCGCGGGTGCCGGCGCCGGCGTGATCAAGGCGATCCCAGCGGCGCGAGCGCTCGCGCGCAAGCTGGATGTCGACCTGGCGATGGTGACGCCCTCGGGGCCGGAAGGTGTCGTTACGGCGGCAGACGTGCAGCGCGTCGCGAAGGTCCTTGCCGAGCTCGGGCCACCCGAAGTGCTGCGCGGCGTGCGGCGCGCGATGGCGCAGAACATGGCGCGCGCCCAGAGCGAAGTGGCCGCCGCAACCGTCATCGACGATGCCGACATACATGCATGGCCGCCCCATACCGATGTCACGATCCGGCTGATCCGCGCGCTAGTGGCCGGATGCCGCGCCGAACCGGGACTCAACGCGTGGTTTGAAGGACACACGGGGCGGCGCCACGTGCTGGGGAAGATCGATCTTGGCATTGCCGTCGATCTGCCGGATGGCCTCTTCGTGCCGGTGTTGCGCGACGTCGCGCATCGCGACGCAGCGGACCTGCGCGGCGGGCTCGACCGGATGCGCGCCGACATCCGGGCACGCAAGATCCCGCCGGAAGAGCTGCGCGGCAACACGATCACGCTATCGAACTTCGGCATGATCGCCGGTAAATATGCGGCGCCCATTGTTGTGCCACCCACTGTCGCGATTCTCGGCGCCGGGCGCATTCACGAGCAGGTCGTTGCGGCAGCCGGCGTTCCCGCCGTCCATCGAATCTTGCCGCTGAGTCTGACATTCGACCATCGGGTCGTCACGGGCGGCGAGGCGGCGCGTTTTCTTGCCGCGACGATCGCGGATCTGCAGATGACGCGGTAG
- a CDS encoding phasin family protein, with protein sequence MALSSPEQIAASQKAGLDAFFGLTGKVFEGVEKLVALNLQVVRSTLAESQENLTKAPGTPNPQQWLTLQAGFTTPFAEKSLSYGRQLFDIASTTQAGVAQLAQTQYERYNARVQEFIKEASKSAPAGSEAAIAAWKTAISATTTLYESLQKAGQQAVEVAGSNLEAVTASASKAAKRSAA encoded by the coding sequence ATGGCTCTATCGAGTCCCGAGCAAATCGCCGCATCGCAGAAGGCCGGCCTCGACGCGTTCTTCGGATTGACCGGCAAGGTCTTTGAAGGCGTCGAAAAACTGGTCGCACTGAATCTGCAGGTCGTCCGGTCTACGCTGGCGGAGTCGCAGGAGAACCTGACAAAGGCGCCCGGCACACCGAACCCGCAGCAGTGGCTCACGCTGCAAGCCGGTTTCACCACGCCGTTCGCAGAGAAATCACTGTCATACGGCCGCCAACTCTTCGACATTGCGTCAACGACGCAGGCTGGGGTCGCGCAGCTTGCGCAGACGCAGTACGAACGGTACAACGCGCGCGTGCAGGAATTCATCAAGGAAGCGTCGAAGAGTGCTCCCGCAGGATCCGAAGCGGCGATCGCCGCGTGGAAAACCGCGATCAGCGCCACCACCACGCTGTACGAATCGCTGCAGAAGGCGGGGCAACAGGCCGTGGAGGTGGCGGGGAGCAATCTGGAAGCCGTCACGGCCTCAGCGTCCAAGGCTGCCAAACGTAGTGCCGCCTAG
- a CDS encoding TetR/AcrR family transcriptional regulator: MSTPPRRRTTRSSQSAPVASAAPPAETEPRGSRRKRETRRRLLEAALRLMAEKGMEGVAINEITEAADVGFGSFYNHFESKEAIHAALTDWVFEHFADTLDQLTRDLSDPAEVISVSVRHTVLRARSDPLWGQFLMREGFSSRALSRGLGRRLMRDVEKGIAAGRFVAEDPLLTVISVGGTVLGAITMQLEFESPEEPGPDPFAESGFSSDQLAERAAAVLLKTLGLSRTEAVEIAYRPLPALTLPDESA, encoded by the coding sequence ATGTCTACGCCACCCCGCCGCAGAACGACCCGGTCCTCGCAATCCGCGCCCGTCGCCTCCGCTGCGCCGCCTGCGGAGACGGAACCACGGGGCTCACGCCGCAAGCGGGAAACGCGCAGGCGCCTCCTTGAAGCTGCGCTCCGGCTGATGGCCGAGAAAGGAATGGAGGGCGTTGCGATCAATGAGATCACCGAGGCAGCCGACGTTGGCTTCGGATCCTTCTATAACCACTTCGAATCGAAAGAGGCGATCCATGCCGCTCTGACGGATTGGGTGTTCGAGCACTTCGCCGATACGCTGGACCAGCTCACACGCGATCTGTCCGATCCAGCAGAGGTCATATCGGTGTCCGTGCGTCATACCGTTTTGCGCGCAAGGAGTGACCCGCTGTGGGGGCAGTTCCTGATGCGTGAGGGGTTTTCTTCGCGGGCGTTGAGCCGCGGGTTGGGGCGTCGCCTGATGCGGGATGTCGAGAAGGGTATTGCGGCAGGCCGTTTTGTGGCGGAAGACCCGCTGCTGACTGTGATCTCCGTTGGCGGAACAGTCCTTGGCGCAATCACAATGCAGTTGGAGTTCGAATCGCCCGAAGAGCCAGGGCCAGACCCGTTCGCAGAATCGGGATTTTCGAGCGATCAGCTCGCCGAACGAGCAGCCGCAGTCTTGCTGAAGACGCTGGGGCTTTCCCGAACCGAGGCTGTAGAAATCGCTTACCGTCCCCTGCCTGCGCTCACCCTTCCAGACGAATCCGCCTGA
- a CDS encoding alpha-ketoacid dehydrogenase subunit beta — translation MADLNMVEALNQALAYELAHDPAVLLLGEDIGVNGGVFRATVGLQGRFGAQRVLDTPLAETAIAGTAIGMAAMGLKPVVEIQFSGFIYPAIDHILNHASRLRHRTRGRLTCPLVIRAPCGAGIHAPEHHSESPEALFTHIPGLRVVTPSSPARAYGLLLASIRDPDPVIFLEPTRLYRLFRQPVEDSGEALPLDSCFTLRDGSDVTLVSWGGAVQDIQAAADLLAQEGVMAEVIDVATLKPLDMNTILASVAKTGRCVIVHEGSRTGGVGAEIAANIAERGLYSLLAPVQRVTGYDVVVPLYRLENQYMPGTERIVAAVRQTLEAS, via the coding sequence GACCTCAACATGGTCGAAGCCCTCAATCAGGCGCTCGCCTACGAATTGGCGCACGACCCTGCCGTCCTGCTGCTCGGTGAGGACATCGGCGTGAACGGCGGCGTGTTTCGCGCGACGGTCGGGTTGCAGGGCCGATTCGGTGCGCAGCGTGTGCTCGATACGCCACTGGCCGAAACGGCGATCGCCGGCACCGCGATCGGCATGGCGGCGATGGGCCTGAAGCCCGTCGTGGAGATCCAGTTCAGCGGGTTCATCTATCCGGCCATCGACCACATTCTGAATCACGCGTCGCGTCTGCGGCATCGAACACGCGGACGGCTGACGTGTCCGCTAGTGATCCGTGCGCCGTGCGGTGCTGGGATTCACGCACCGGAGCATCATTCCGAAAGCCCTGAAGCGTTGTTCACCCACATCCCTGGATTGCGTGTCGTGACACCGTCATCGCCGGCACGCGCGTACGGCTTGCTGCTCGCGTCGATCCGCGATCCGGACCCGGTGATCTTCCTCGAGCCGACGCGACTGTACCGGCTCTTCAGGCAGCCGGTGGAGGATAGCGGCGAAGCGTTGCCGCTCGACAGCTGCTTCACGCTGCGCGATGGGTCGGACGTCACGCTGGTGAGTTGGGGCGGCGCGGTGCAGGACATTCAGGCCGCGGCCGATCTGCTCGCGCAGGAAGGCGTGATGGCCGAGGTGATCGATGTGGCGACGCTCAAGCCGCTCGACATGAACACCATTCTTGCTTCGGTGGCGAAAACCGGGCGTTGCGTGATCGTGCACGAGGGCTCGCGCACCGGAGGGGTTGGCGCGGAGATTGCCGCCAATATCGCCGAGCGTGGACTGTATTCGCTGTTGGCGCCGGTGCAGCGTGTCACCGGCTACGACGTGGTGGTGCCGTTGTACAGACTTGAGAATCAATACATGCCAGGCACGGAGCGCATCGTTGCTGCGGTCAGGCAGACTCTGGAGGCGTCGTGA